One stretch of Syntrophorhabdaceae bacterium DNA includes these proteins:
- the lexA gene encoding transcriptional repressor LexA, whose protein sequence is MKGLTRMQGLILEFLKDYLGTYGYPPTIREIGYHFNILWPAARQHLQSLEKKGFVRIKPSKSRGIEIVGFKKRPERLIPVVGRVRAGEPVLAIEDIDMHIAVDPELFPHGDTFALKIIGDSMKDAGILDGDIVIVKKQDTLESGDIGVVLIGDEATVKRVIFKEGMVILKPENESMSPVSYPLDSVFIGGKVIGLIRNRI, encoded by the coding sequence ATGAAAGGCTTAACACGGATGCAAGGGCTTATCCTTGAATTCCTCAAGGACTATCTGGGAACATACGGTTATCCGCCTACCATAAGGGAGATAGGATATCACTTTAACATCCTCTGGCCTGCAGCAAGGCAGCACCTCCAGTCACTTGAAAAAAAGGGGTTTGTCCGCATTAAACCGTCCAAGTCAAGGGGTATAGAGATAGTTGGTTTTAAAAAAAGACCTGAAAGACTCATCCCTGTGGTAGGCAGGGTCAGGGCAGGAGAACCAGTCCTTGCCATAGAGGATATTGATATGCACATTGCTGTTGACCCTGAACTCTTTCCCCATGGTGATACATTTGCCCTGAAAATAATAGGTGACAGCATGAAGGACGCAGGCATATTGGACGGTGATATTGTAATTGTGAAAAAACAGGATACCCTTGAAAGTGGAGATATAGGAGTGGTACTCATAGGCGACGAAGCTACAGTAAAAAGGGTAATTTTCAAGGAAGGGATGGTCATCCTGAAACCTGAGAATGAAAGCATGTCCCCTGTTTCTTATCCCCTTGATAGTGTATTTATTGGAGGAAAGGTTATAGGACTTATAAGAAACAGGATTTAG
- a CDS encoding DUF362 domain-containing protein, with the protein MHRRDFLKLILSTAILSKIPSLVFSSEPSAVAVSEGKDYGDITRAVINALGGMNKFVKKGDVVVVKPNIGWDRRPEYAANTHPVVVRAIVEECLKAGARIVKVFDNTCNDPRRCYENSGIAEALKGIKGVDLRYTENDRFRDVKINGVFLKNWELYDDALKANVFINCPIAKHHGLTGLTLGLKNLMGIMGGNRGYIHREIEEALADLNLFVKSHLVIIDATRILTRHGPQGGSLKDVKILNKVIASRDIVAADAYATTLFNLKPEDISTTVTAYKRGLGEMNLNKIKIIKA; encoded by the coding sequence ATGCATAGGAGAGATTTTTTAAAGCTTATTTTATCTACTGCCATATTAAGTAAGATACCTTCCCTTGTCTTTTCCAGTGAGCCATCGGCAGTGGCAGTATCAGAGGGTAAAGATTACGGAGATATCACAAGGGCTGTCATTAATGCCTTAGGTGGTATGAATAAGTTTGTAAAAAAGGGTGATGTGGTAGTTGTAAAACCTAATATAGGCTGGGACAGAAGACCAGAATATGCTGCCAATACCCATCCTGTAGTAGTAAGGGCAATAGTAGAAGAGTGTCTAAAGGCAGGGGCAAGGATCGTAAAGGTATTTGATAACACATGCAATGACCCCAGAAGGTGTTATGAGAATAGCGGTATTGCCGAGGCACTTAAAGGTATAAAAGGTGTTGATCTGAGGTATACAGAAAACGATCGATTTAGGGATGTAAAGATAAATGGTGTATTTCTTAAGAACTGGGAACTCTATGATGATGCCCTTAAGGCAAATGTATTTATAAATTGCCCTATTGCAAAACATCATGGTTTAACAGGACTTACATTAGGTTTGAAGAATTTGATGGGTATTATGGGAGGAAACAGGGGCTATATCCATAGGGAGATAGAGGAGGCCCTGGCAGATCTGAACCTATTTGTTAAAAGCCATCTTGTCATCATAGATGCCACGAGAATCCTTACAAGACATGGTCCACAGGGTGGAAGCTTAAAGGATGTGAAGATTCTTAATAAGGTCATAGCATCGAGAGATATAGTAGCAGCAGATGCCTATGCAACAACCTTGTTTAATCTCAAACCAGAAGACATATCCACTACAGTAACGGCCTATAAAAGAGGCCTTGGTGAGATGAATCTCAATAAAATAAAGATTATAAAAGCTTAA
- a CDS encoding molybdopterin-dependent oxidoreductase: MDNPSYLTRRDFIRFISVLGSSIIIPNTTVSAKEVEKILDNDDKKGFYVRFINPIKPLNHKTWRLEVGGLCENPTIFDLKDLKRLKKTTQTSRLKCVESWSSKAKWGGFRPAELFKVVKPKKEAKYLYIYSADQYYEFISIEDLLHPRTIFVYEMDDSPLPDEHGAPLRLIIPPKYAYKSIKTILKIQFVEKEEKGYWAKWGYSNEATIQPGLDFALDLDRFIRVDKPGELPY; encoded by the coding sequence GTGGATAACCCTTCTTACCTTACAAGACGTGATTTTATAAGATTTATAAGTGTCCTGGGCTCATCTATTATTATCCCCAATACCACTGTTAGCGCCAAGGAGGTGGAGAAGATTCTGGACAACGATGATAAAAAGGGATTTTATGTGAGGTTTATAAACCCCATCAAGCCACTGAACCATAAGACATGGAGGCTTGAAGTAGGAGGATTATGTGAAAATCCCACCATCTTTGATTTGAAAGACCTCAAAAGGCTCAAAAAGACCACCCAGACATCAAGGCTCAAGTGTGTAGAATCATGGTCAAGCAAGGCTAAATGGGGTGGCTTCAGGCCAGCAGAGCTTTTCAAGGTCGTTAAACCTAAAAAAGAGGCAAAATACCTTTACATATATTCTGCAGATCAATATTATGAATTCATTTCCATAGAAGACCTACTCCATCCTCGCACCATCTTCGTCTATGAGATGGATGATAGCCCTTTGCCTGATGAACATGGGGCACCACTGAGGCTTATAATCCCACCAAAATATGCTTATAAGAGCATTAAAACCATCTTGAAAATACAATTCGTAGAAAAAGAGGAAAAGGGATATTGGGCAAAATGGGGTTATTCTAATGAGGCTACCATACAACCAGGCCTGGACTTTGCCCTTGACCTGGATAGATTCATAAGGGTTGATAAACCTGGTGAACTTCCATATTAA
- the cooS gene encoding anaerobic carbon-monoxide dehydrogenase catalytic subunit, with the protein MEDNRISYHESVLKMYERIKKDNMDNIWDRYEAQGMGGNPDQRCLFCQGGVRCDLCSNGPCRADVAKNKKGVCGITGDGMAMRMMLLRNVLGASTYHYHTEQTIKTLRAVAEGRSPFKIKDPDKLMGLAVRFNIPDFLPEDEIILALCNHFEADFNRKYDEPSHIVLTLAPKERIAKWKSLGIFPGGIYGEMMLATSSCLTNVDGNYKSLALKALRLSIAMAYESQLINEYCQDILFGTPKPHKIRCNLGVLDPDYVNVLPNGHEPFLGFAMVELARKNEWQEKARAAGAKGLRIIASIETGQEMIQRWETDDVFFGFTGNWLMQEAILASGCVDLFACDMNCSMPIDPIYAERYKFRLIPVSQLVAFEGINERMDYIPEEAEKQAAQLLEMAIENFKERRRLIEPITGLPISEALVGFSTESIFGALGGTLEPLLKAIAGGSIRGIAGLVSCTTLRDSGQDCHTVAIAKELIKRDVLILSMGCGNAALQLAGLCNLEAKEFAGNGLKAVCELLKIPPVLSYGTCTDTGRLADLLAALATLLGDIPVSELPVAAVAPEYMEQKATIDAIFALAFGLYTYVNPVPTVTGAPNLVKLLTEDLEGATGGKLSVERDAIKAVDNIMAHIESKRKKLGI; encoded by the coding sequence ATGGAAGACAACAGGATTTCATATCATGAATCGGTCCTTAAGATGTATGAAAGGATTAAGAAAGACAATATGGATAACATCTGGGATAGATATGAGGCCCAAGGCATGGGTGGTAACCCTGACCAGAGGTGTCTGTTCTGTCAGGGAGGTGTTCGCTGCGACCTCTGTTCTAATGGTCCATGCAGGGCAGATGTGGCAAAAAACAAAAAAGGTGTATGCGGTATAACAGGCGATGGCATGGCTATGCGGATGATGCTTCTCAGGAATGTTTTAGGTGCATCCACATATCACTATCACACAGAACAGACCATAAAGACACTAAGGGCTGTGGCAGAAGGACGATCCCCTTTTAAAATAAAAGACCCAGATAAGCTCATGGGACTGGCAGTCCGTTTCAACATACCTGATTTTCTTCCTGAGGATGAGATAATACTTGCCCTTTGCAACCACTTTGAGGCAGACTTTAACAGAAAATATGATGAGCCAAGCCATATAGTGCTTACCCTTGCACCAAAAGAAAGGATAGCAAAATGGAAATCCCTGGGTATATTCCCTGGAGGTATATACGGAGAGATGATGCTTGCTACAAGCTCATGTTTAACCAATGTGGATGGTAATTATAAAAGCCTTGCCTTAAAGGCATTGAGGCTATCTATTGCCATGGCATATGAGAGTCAGCTTATAAACGAATACTGTCAGGATATACTCTTCGGGACACCAAAACCCCATAAGATAAGATGTAACCTTGGTGTCCTTGACCCTGATTATGTAAATGTTTTACCTAATGGCCATGAGCCTTTTTTAGGTTTTGCCATGGTTGAACTGGCAAGGAAAAATGAATGGCAGGAAAAGGCAAGGGCAGCAGGCGCAAAAGGTTTAAGGATTATAGCCAGCATAGAGACAGGACAGGAGATGATCCAGCGCTGGGAGACCGACGATGTATTCTTTGGATTTACAGGAAACTGGCTTATGCAGGAAGCAATTCTCGCAAGTGGTTGTGTTGATCTCTTTGCCTGCGATATGAATTGTTCCATGCCCATAGACCCCATCTATGCAGAAAGGTATAAATTTAGGCTCATCCCTGTAAGTCAGCTTGTTGCCTTTGAGGGTATAAACGAAAGAATGGATTATATACCCGAGGAGGCAGAAAAGCAGGCTGCCCAACTTCTTGAAATGGCCATAGAGAATTTTAAAGAAAGAAGACGACTTATAGAACCTATTACAGGCCTACCCATCTCTGAGGCACTGGTAGGCTTCTCCACAGAGAGCATCTTCGGTGCCCTGGGAGGCACCCTTGAACCCCTTTTAAAGGCAATAGCAGGAGGTAGCATAAGGGGTATTGCAGGGCTTGTTTCATGCACAACCTTGAGGGATTCAGGTCAAGACTGCCATACAGTGGCAATAGCAAAAGAGCTGATAAAGAGAGATGTCCTTATCCTATCCATGGGTTGTGGAAATGCAGCGCTTCAGTTGGCAGGTCTCTGTAATTTAGAGGCAAAGGAGTTTGCAGGTAATGGCTTAAAGGCAGTATGCGAACTCTTAAAAATACCTCCTGTTTTGAGTTATGGAACATGCACCGATACCGGAAGACTTGCCGACCTATTAGCTGCATTGGCAACACTTCTGGGTGATATCCCTGTAAGCGAACTACCTGTTGCTGCTGTTGCACCTGAATATATGGAACAGAAGGCAACTATCGATGCCATATTTGCCCTTGCCTTTGGTCTCTATACTTATGTAAACCCTGTTCCCACTGTTACAGGCGCACCCAACCTTGTTAAACTCTTAACCGAGGACCTGGAAGGTGCAACAGGAGGCAAGCTCAGTGTAGAGAGAGACGCCATAAAGGCTGTAGATAATATTATGGCACACATAGAGTCAAAGAGAAAAAAGCTGGGGATATAA
- a CDS encoding MFS transporter — MGDKGEENKGIHWAWIILGVCFIDLYINYGIRLGYSVLLPEMIRTMGFTRRQGGDIFNAYFIVYILFSLFTGYLTDRLGARKVISIFCIILGIGTILMGTAQSFWQACIFYGIVGMGGAAMWTPIITLVQRWFDVRKKGMALGILSTGFGLGFATMGRFYPMIVAWKDWRYCWYILGIAALSMVVINALLLRSKPEDKDLMPWGAKMNDVSQKKATHPSMHQKIRFSEILGIPNFWFIGFSYLLIAASLYLLLTFMVDYARYELNIPYAKASLLATIHGIGQIVGVLTIPMASDYIGRRMTLILSNACIGLCVLSVILAGHNTMWLYTSIGFLGAFFGATFPMYGAAGGDYFKKEMMGTVIGALTIFYGTGAILANRMGGHIRDITGSFFIPFIIAFVSALLASLLMIFVKRKSS, encoded by the coding sequence ATGGGAGACAAAGGAGAGGAGAATAAAGGTATCCACTGGGCATGGATTATCCTTGGTGTATGCTTTATTGACCTCTATATAAATTACGGCATAAGACTGGGCTATAGTGTCCTTTTACCTGAAATGATCAGAACCATGGGATTCACAAGGAGACAGGGTGGGGACATATTCAATGCATATTTTATCGTTTATATCCTCTTTTCATTATTTACAGGTTATCTCACTGACCGTCTCGGTGCAAGGAAGGTAATATCTATTTTCTGCATAATACTGGGTATTGGAACAATCCTTATGGGGACTGCACAGAGTTTCTGGCAGGCATGTATCTTCTACGGGATAGTTGGTATGGGTGGAGCAGCCATGTGGACACCCATTATCACCCTTGTTCAGAGATGGTTTGATGTGAGAAAGAAAGGTATGGCACTGGGTATTCTCTCAACAGGTTTTGGTTTAGGTTTTGCCACCATGGGCAGATTCTATCCCATGATAGTTGCATGGAAGGATTGGAGATATTGCTGGTATATCCTCGGTATAGCAGCGCTTTCCATGGTAGTTATAAATGCCCTACTTTTAAGAAGCAAGCCAGAGGATAAAGACCTTATGCCCTGGGGAGCAAAGATGAACGATGTAAGTCAAAAAAAGGCAACTCATCCATCAATGCATCAAAAGATAAGATTTTCAGAGATCCTGGGTATTCCAAATTTCTGGTTTATAGGATTTTCATATCTACTCATTGCTGCATCTCTGTATCTACTTTTAACATTTATGGTGGATTATGCAAGATATGAATTAAATATACCATATGCAAAGGCATCACTTCTGGCAACCATACACGGGATAGGACAGATTGTAGGCGTCCTTACGATACCCATGGCGTCTGACTACATAGGAAGGCGCATGACCCTCATACTATCCAATGCTTGCATAGGTCTTTGTGTTTTAAGTGTAATCCTTGCAGGCCATAATACAATGTGGCTTTATACAAGCATAGGCTTCCTCGGTGCATTCTTTGGAGCCACATTTCCCATGTATGGTGCAGCAGGAGGTGATTATTTTAAAAAGGAGATGATGGGCACGGTAATAGGCGCACTGACCATCTTCTACGGAACAGGGGCAATACTTGCCAACAGGATGGGTGGTCACATAAGGGATATAACAGGTTCTTTCTTCATACCCTTTATCATTGCCTTTGTATCTGCCCTTCTGGCATCCCTACTCATGATCTTTGTGAAAAGGAAATCTTCATAA
- a CDS encoding amidohydrolase family protein, with amino-acid sequence MEFEYIIDSHSHWGPSITLGVDVTTKELQSQQKASGVTHVFIIPFPSTAIDSNEINVRLLEETKRVKSFIPYHYIREDYDREGFEPIPNEYYGGKWHWMRGWQDAASNYKVLEDKALPGLIEKIKKTDKPVIFEEELNFTERFVEMAEGLKIIIPHLGLLGGNPMSFLRTFKDKENIYFDTALGSQVDILRFVETIGPYRVLFGSDVPFGYMKSELAKVLSLPISHEDKELLLYKNIMRLAKFDPERK; translated from the coding sequence ATGGAATTTGAATATATAATAGATAGCCATTCTCACTGGGGTCCATCTATAACCCTGGGCGTAGATGTCACCACAAAGGAACTTCAAAGCCAGCAGAAGGCATCCGGGGTTACCCATGTCTTTATAATACCCTTTCCTTCTACTGCCATAGACAGCAATGAGATAAATGTGCGCCTCCTTGAGGAGACAAAAAGGGTTAAAAGTTTCATCCCCTATCATTATATCAGGGAGGATTATGACAGAGAGGGATTTGAGCCCATTCCTAATGAATACTATGGCGGTAAATGGCACTGGATGAGGGGCTGGCAGGATGCTGCATCGAATTATAAGGTTCTTGAGGACAAGGCCCTTCCTGGATTGATCGAAAAGATAAAAAAGACGGATAAACCTGTTATTTTCGAGGAGGAACTGAATTTTACGGAAAGGTTTGTAGAGATGGCTGAAGGCTTAAAGATAATAATACCACACCTTGGGCTTTTAGGTGGAAACCCCATGTCATTTTTAAGAACCTTCAAGGATAAAGAAAACATCTATTTTGATACAGCCCTTGGCTCACAGGTAGATATATTGAGATTCGTTGAGACCATAGGCCCCTACAGGGTCCTATTCGGCTCTGATGTGCCCTTCGGCTATATGAAAAGTGAATTGGCAAAGGTTCTGTCTCTCCCCATATCCCATGAGGATAAAGAACTTCTTCTCTATAAAAACATCATGAGGCTCGCCAAGTTCGATCCTGAGAGAAAATAA
- a CDS encoding NUDIX hydrolase: MADIKTPFLTIDIIIRYQDGIVLIERKNYPYGWALPGGFVDIGESLEAAAVREAKEETSLDVTLIEQFYTYSKPDRDPRFHTVSVVFIGDGKGVLKGRDDAKKAQVFKEDNLPELIAFDHRAIINDYLNYIKTGKRPQIKM, encoded by the coding sequence ATGGCTGATATAAAGACACCTTTTCTTACCATAGATATAATTATCCGATACCAAGACGGAATCGTCCTCATAGAGAGAAAGAATTATCCATATGGATGGGCATTGCCTGGTGGTTTTGTGGACATAGGAGAATCCTTAGAGGCTGCAGCAGTCCGTGAAGCAAAAGAGGAGACATCCCTTGATGTAACATTGATTGAACAGTTCTACACATATTCAAAGCCTGATCGAGATCCCCGTTTTCATACTGTTTCTGTGGTTTTTATAGGAGATGGTAAAGGCGTGCTAAAAGGAAGGGATGATGCAAAAAAGGCTCAGGTCTTCAAAGAAGATAATCTCCCTGAACTGATTGCCTTTGACCATAGAGCCATAATAAATGATTATCTTAATTACATCAAGACCGGTAAGAGACCTCAAATAAAAATGTGA
- a CDS encoding SAM-dependent methyltransferase: MDFNINTTHRYHQEGLNTLGWELTVCNSLYPENTVLRSILKDNKSFGRLLYEFLRRYIPMDKINKVIEIGGGYGYLMKDFLHMDNTLKITMVDISPFLLERQKEMLKDFKVNFIEKDFLLVEEGFLEDFQLAIMNENLGDFPTVIDLKKDFLKLSPSDIIDPCLRKIKELFDKYNLLPSEGYTFNFNMGAIEAIEKLCKAGIPYIYAGEHSCEASPQDLLKPFININSTGNPERIPLKGHDEYTIKFSHLKKVGETFGYKVIRGCFADFIPIRFDERIKEIFRAQGRDDDVAEMICYFVEDLFKYEFLIFVKNC, translated from the coding sequence ATGGATTTTAATATAAATACAACCCATAGATATCATCAAGAAGGATTAAACACCTTGGGCTGGGAACTCACTGTATGCAATAGCCTTTACCCTGAGAATACAGTCTTAAGAAGTATTTTAAAAGACAATAAATCCTTTGGCAGGCTCTTATACGAATTTCTTAGAAGATATATACCCATGGATAAGATAAATAAAGTCATAGAGATAGGTGGGGGATACGGTTACCTTATGAAGGACTTTCTCCATATGGATAATACTCTAAAAATTACCATGGTAGATATATCACCATTTCTTCTGGAAAGACAAAAGGAAATGCTAAAGGATTTTAAGGTTAATTTTATAGAGAAAGACTTTCTATTGGTAGAAGAAGGTTTTTTAGAAGATTTTCAACTTGCCATCATGAATGAAAACCTCGGGGATTTCCCCACTGTTATTGATTTAAAAAAGGATTTTTTGAAATTATCCCCATCGGATATAATAGACCCATGTCTTAGAAAGATAAAAGAGCTATTTGATAAATATAACCTGTTGCCTTCTGAAGGATATACATTCAATTTTAATATGGGAGCCATAGAGGCAATAGAAAAACTCTGTAAGGCAGGCATCCCTTATATATATGCAGGTGAACATAGTTGTGAGGCATCTCCACAGGATCTTTTAAAACCTTTTATAAATATTAATTCTACAGGAAATCCTGAAAGGATACCTCTAAAAGGTCATGATGAATATACCATCAAATTTTCTCATTTAAAGAAGGTAGGAGAGACATTTGGCTATAAGGTGATAAGGGGTTGTTTTGCAGATTTTATTCCCATTAGATTTGATGAAAGGATTAAAGAGATCTTTAGGGCCCAGGGAAGGGACGATGATGTGGCAGAGATGATCTGTTATTTTGTAGAAGACCTTTTTAAATATGAGTTTTTGATATTTGTAAAAAACTGTTAA
- a CDS encoding ABC transporter substrate binding protein: MPFLSPTSLHSEDTKEVLIIHSYHGDFEWTNGIQAGIIDTLKSYKRIEVFTEYMDLIRNISTDGYLDAMERLYKIKYMDGDKRPHVIIVADDNAFDFVLKRRDGIFKDIPIVFCGVNDLDKNRIKDIKDITGVNEKKSIKETIELAISQSINAKNIGVIAGERLSEKINLYQFKRDMKGIKHNLNVVYLNGLELEEIQKRLNAFEKDDIIIFLSYLRSPKGKVYAMDDVIKTFCSSTKAKIYGTNDIQIKHCVVGGKVVYAYTQGEEAAKMAIRIIKGTKPKKIPVLMDSPNRYIFNGEALKKHGINLSQLPKGSIIINKTSDQILSEWENIFKSNRFFSYEFFRNHGTIMLIIDPVTGTILDANEQAKLYYGYQNLIGKKIQEINTLTEEEVKSEMEKASKEKKNFFNVRHRLSNGDIRDVEVYSYPIIIKNKKFLFSVIFDVTDKLKAQTLKAERDRMIKYIFAGIIFAALFFIALMIFYYKKRMSYVKQLLEKNKMLEEAQGKIKTLSGIIPICMHCKKIRDDQGYWDQLEKFITEHSEAVFSHSLCPDCKEKYYKDVLKK; encoded by the coding sequence TTGCCATTTTTATCACCTACATCCTTACACTCAGAAGATACAAAAGAGGTATTGATTATCCACTCATACCATGGGGATTTTGAATGGACAAATGGCATACAGGCCGGGATTATAGATACCCTTAAGTCCTACAAGAGAATAGAGGTATTTACAGAATATATGGATTTAATAAGAAATATATCTACCGATGGATATCTTGATGCCATGGAGAGGCTCTATAAGATTAAATATATGGACGGGGACAAAAGACCTCATGTTATAATTGTAGCCGATGATAATGCCTTTGATTTTGTTTTAAAGAGGAGAGATGGAATATTTAAAGATATACCAATTGTTTTTTGTGGCGTCAATGACCTTGATAAAAACAGGATAAAGGATATAAAAGATATTACCGGTGTAAATGAAAAAAAATCCATAAAAGAGACCATAGAGCTTGCCATAAGTCAATCGATAAATGCAAAAAATATAGGGGTTATTGCTGGAGAAAGATTATCTGAAAAGATTAACCTATATCAGTTTAAAAGAGATATGAAAGGTATTAAGCATAATTTAAATGTGGTGTATTTAAATGGACTTGAATTGGAGGAGATACAGAAAAGACTAAATGCATTTGAAAAGGATGATATTATAATATTTCTGTCATATCTGAGATCCCCTAAAGGAAAAGTATATGCTATGGATGATGTAATAAAAACCTTTTGTAGTAGCACAAAGGCAAAAATATACGGCACAAATGATATACAAATAAAACATTGTGTTGTAGGTGGAAAGGTTGTTTATGCCTATACGCAAGGTGAGGAAGCAGCAAAGATGGCAATTAGAATAATAAAAGGAACAAAGCCAAAAAAGATCCCTGTGCTTATGGATAGCCCCAATAGATATATCTTCAATGGTGAGGCATTAAAAAAACATGGTATAAACCTATCTCAGTTACCTAAGGGTTCGATTATTATAAATAAGACGTCAGATCAAATTTTGAGTGAATGGGAAAATATATTTAAATCAAACAGATTTTTTTCATATGAATTTTTCAGAAATCATGGAACTATAATGTTGATTATAGATCCTGTAACAGGAACAATACTTGATGCCAATGAACAAGCAAAGTTGTATTATGGATACCAGAATTTAATAGGCAAAAAGATTCAGGAAATAAATACACTTACAGAAGAGGAAGTAAAAAGTGAAATGGAAAAGGCAAGTAAGGAGAAAAAGAATTTCTTTAATGTCCGACATCGATTATCCAACGGCGATATAAGAGACGTGGAAGTCTATTCGTATCCTATTATAATAAAAAATAAAAAATTTCTATTTTCTGTAATTTTTGACGTTACAGATAAATTAAAGGCGCAGACGCTCAAGGCTGAAAGAGACAGGATGATTAAATACATCTTTGCCGGTATTATATTTGCTGCCCTGTTTTTTATTGCTCTGATGATTTTCTATTACAAAAAAAGAATGTCATATGTGAAACAGCTCTTAGAAAAAAACAAGATGCTTGAAGAGGCTCAAGGAAAGATAAAGACCTTATCAGGTATAATACCTATATGTATGCATTGTAAAAAGATCAGGGATGACCAGGGATACTGGGATCAACTTGAAAAGTTTATTACAGAACACTCTGAGGCAGTATTCAGTCATAGCCTTTGTCCTGATTGCAAAGAAAAATACTATAAGGATGTCTTAAAGAAATAA
- a CDS encoding TMEM165/GDT1 family protein, translating to MVAYFSSLIFVVLAEMGDKTQLLAMAFATRYRWQIVMWGVFIATLLNHLLAVMVGSFITKMLPVFYIKMIASGSFIVFGLWTLRGDRLENEDKRFNFSPFWTVAIAFFIAEMGDKTQLATIALATKYENIFGIWLGTTSGMLIADAIGIIFGIALGKRIPEKGIKWFAAMVFIIFGVLGMYDSLKAY from the coding sequence ATGGTTGCTTACTTTTCATCATTAATATTTGTTGTCCTTGCTGAGATGGGGGACAAGACCCAGCTTCTTGCCATGGCATTTGCCACACGTTATAGGTGGCAGATAGTCATGTGGGGTGTTTTTATTGCAACGCTTTTAAACCACCTATTGGCTGTCATGGTAGGAAGTTTTATAACAAAGATGCTTCCGGTGTTTTATATAAAGATGATTGCCTCAGGTTCCTTTATTGTTTTTGGTCTCTGGACATTAAGAGGAGACAGGCTTGAAAATGAGGATAAAAGGTTTAATTTCAGTCCTTTTTGGACAGTGGCTATCGCCTTTTTTATAGCCGAGATGGGTGACAAGACTCAACTTGCCACAATTGCCCTTGCCACAAAATATGAGAATATATTTGGAATATGGCTTGGGACAACATCAGGTATGCTTATTGCCGATGCCATAGGTATCATCTTTGGTATAGCCCTGGGAAAAAGGATCCCTGAAAAGGGAATAAAATGGTTTGCTGCAATGGTGTTTATCATCTTCGGTGTTTTAGGTATGTATGATTCCTTAAAGGCATATTAG